Part of the Pieris napi chromosome 23, ilPieNapi1.2, whole genome shotgun sequence genome is shown below.
AATAGATAATGTTacatgtcaaaaagtatctgTTATTCAAAGAACGCCTGCACAGTCACAGTTTCAAAACAACAAAAAGGAATTGTCAGATGTTCGCCTTCCAGTTACTTTACCTCCATCAGAACCTGAACAAGATCAGCCAATAGATTATGTAATAGCTAAAAAGAGAGGAGAAACTGAAGATGAAGAaactgaaaagaaaataagaGAGCAAAGGCGAACGAGTAGTTCTAAAATTGCTAATAGCATTCTGGCTAGGCCAATTCTTGTCTTAAGAAATCGTCCTGGAACTAAGCTGCCCGGTATTATGAACGCCGCTGCGGGTCACGGTCGATCAACAAATGGAAATAGTTCAAATTCTGGTTCTCAGAATACGAGTGGCTCAGGGAACTTTAGCTCCAGTGGTGGCGGCGCAGCACCTTCTTCTGGAGGTGGTGGTGGAGCTCTTGGGGGTGGGTCTGGTAGTGGAGGCAACGGAGGACGCGACGGAAGATCTAACTATGGACCTAATAGTCCACCCACAGGAAGTCTACCACCTTTTTACGAAACTTTGGGGCCAAACACCAAAGGAGGCCAGAACTCATTCAACGCAAATAGCAATTTTACAAACGAATTTAATATGATGAATGGCTTCAATATGGAATGTGAAAATACAGAAAACGCTAATACAAACTTCCCAGAACAAAGTAAGCAATACTCTTTGATGCAAAATGCACACTATGGAATAGCGTTAAAGGACGAAGAAATTGACTATGATAGAATTGAGAATAAATTAGAGAATCTTGGTTCAATCGGAGGTTACAGTAACAATTTCGATGACTCAATGGTAGTTGATATGGGTGACGATGTGATTGATAACAACCAATTTTACACAACTTTGACATTTGCCCCTAACGAAGGAATTTTAAGTAATCTCTCTGACTCAACTGACATAACTGATCTATTAAATAACCACGTCGAACAAATCACGGATTCAGAGATACGGGAATCATCATCAATCACCCCAGACTCTGTGCACAATGGTGTCGATATTGAATCACTAGCAGAGCAAGTTAATCTAAGCAGACAGTATTATGAAAAAGCTAACTATATCGCCTTTGCAAATCAAGAGCAAGGATCTTCATATGGTTTTCCCAAAGAAAGGCCAGATTTATTAATGCAACTTAATCCAGCCCTTCTTCCCCACAACGAAGGGCAAATGCAGCAACTTCAAATTCATGTGCAACTTCAACAAAGGCAACAAATACTATCTCCTGGTTTCCCCTTCACTAGTCACTCCCTGGACTTGGATTCTCCAACCGGTGTATCTCTTCCATCACCCGGCGGCAACAGCTCTCTGGATGGCAACAATCACATCGAGAACTCATCTTTAAGCCCGGCAGCTGCTGTAAGTCTGAAGAAAGGCTCTATCGCCGATagcaaaattcaaattttgcaaCAAAGGGTATgcattatttgattttaaggCGAAgctctaaataatttatattcaatgtCATTCAGGTGACTCTCGAATgggatttgtaaataaaaaatgacatTGAACATTGAGTAGACGACACCGTTAATATATAACGCTGAGCCTGAATCAACTTATGCTTTTACCTTctgcaaatattttgtaattttattttagttatctgTTTAATCGTACAGCTGTCTTTTATAACGCTCAGCATTATAATTTGACGAATGGAAACTTAAACACATAGCTGTCCTGTTTTGTGAACATAAAGAATTAAACATGGTTTCTCTTCTTTACAGTTGGGTCTGCCATCGGAACTACCCCTAGAATTTATAAACGGCGGCCACGGAGTAAAGAATCCTCTTGCCACAGAAGCGAATGCCCGACAACGAGAGGAggagaaaaataaacaagtattaGTGAGCGAGGATGATCCAACGAAGTTCGTGTGCAGAGTGTGCTCCAAGAACTTTACCCTGCAAAGGCTTCTAAATCGGCACATGAAGTGTCACTCTGATGTTAAACGATACCTTTGCACATTCTGCGGTAAAGGTTTCAATGACACATTTGACCTGAAAAGACACACGAGAACACATACCGGTGTCCGACCATACAAATGCAATCTGTGTGAAAAATCCTTCACCCAGAGATGCTCATTAGAATCACATTGCCTGAAAGTGCATGGAGTACAACACACTTATGCCTACAAAGAAAGAAGGACTAAGGTATGCACCAATCAATTTTATACGTTGATtcttataatgtatataagtttaaattatactCGTGAACGGTTGCTACTTGTGGTCTGGTCGTACTTGTATTCGTGTATGCCTTGATGTTATTTTGaatatgtatttgcgtgttgttcccacaaGAATGtcagtgcgtgctcctatttcaccatgccttctgctgatagaggacaaatctttgtttttaattaattttattattattaattacttaagggGTCGTGTGGAACattgtgtaatggttgcagctccttacaaacgttgtgtaaaacaaaaaaaccttggcgattaaaaagagtggctgAGAGTTTAATTGCCAGtttttctcttccgttctacacccttgatttgaaaactggcagcaaatgttaaattagaagcattttaaatacatgttttgacgttcataagtgtacattatgttgcctatatgaataaatcatCTGACTTTGACTCTTTgtgctttaattaaatattctgtCATTTTTTACAGATGTATGTATGTGAAGAATGCGGACACACAACCTCCGAGCCTGAGGAACATTACATGCATCTCAAGAAGCAACACCCATATTCTCCAGCATTACTAAAATTTTACGATAAGCGACACTTCAAATTCACAAATGCCACATTTGCAAATCAGCTACTAGGTCAATTACCAATGCCAGTTCACAACTAATGATTTCACCTGGTTACAGCATGtagacaattaaaaattcgtaaacaatgtttttatcgGTAGATCCGTTGTCTAAtgaataacttaattttaaatcacgAATTTATTCCGTCCgctaatgataatgtaaaatttaaattaattcccAGTGCGTTTTGTAAGGTCGGACctaattttaaatgtcttCCAAAATAGATCTCCTGACTTATTGAGGAATTTTATAAACGTTTTTACTATGGGAACTACGTTTCCGTGTTTAAAATaccttaattttttaacagtCAGAGACTACATTAGCCTGTATAGGCATGActgcaattaaaaaatcaaagtatCGGGTATTATGTGCAATGTTTGGTGATGGTACGGGGTTACTTTtaagtttacatttaattGTAGATTAGGACGTAGATTAACTTAGGTTAAAAAAAGAGGTTTCATTTTATATCAGCGCTGGTTAGATTAGGAACGCGTAGTAGATGGTGCTAATAACGAGATTATGGGGTCGCTGGAATGAAATGAAACGCGGCATGGACCGGATGACAATTTTGTCCGCTCCATAATATAACGATTGGTAATAATCACCGGGTGCAAACACCCGATGAAAAATCTATGAGGAATCTCGTTTTTCTCCTTTCTAGTGATATTAGATTCTAATTTCTATTAACATGTCACAATTTTAAAGTGTACTTAGTAGTatgttgtttgtttttgttggTACTTATTtgactacaaaaaaatatgtgtcGGCCGAGACTGGCTCACAAAAGTCGTACCAAGTTAAAATGCATTTctagaatttatattttaaattatgaaaatcgGTTTACAGTGTGTGCTGTGAGTGTGTGTAAGAATTATTATCTATTGTGCTAAGTTATTTAAAGATTGTTAATacgtaatataatacaaagtgTAATTGTATGGCATAAGTATGTATATGCTCAATTTTGGTACATCTGCGCTTTCACAGCCAAGCTTGTGGattgaaaaatgtaaatatgataaaattatgCTAGTGTagtagtaaattaattttttaggtACCTAATTAGACGTAAcgagatttttaaaatattttgtaatttttgaaataaatcttTTGCATATCGGCTCATCGACAATATTGGATGTCCATTTTCTTGTGATAGCGCAATGCCTCAATTAAACTACTTATCAATTGCATTTACTAGCATTTTGACGGCAATGTATAGCTAACGTTTCACGACtatttttaagaaacaatCTGTTACATTGTACTGATAAGCAATATAATAtcatgattaaatattttgcggttttattttgatgtttttGTGTGAAAACGGGGAATCCCCATAAAACAAATCCCGTCAAGGAGGTTTAAATGTCCGGTATACCACATTGATAAACTTTATGTCTACTCCAAAGAGCAGATAAGTAATAGAAATATATCTAAAGTCTGATATGTTGATCAAGAAGAGATTAAAACAAGAATTGGAGtacgaaattattaataaataatattatgactGCCTTAAACTAAcctaacaaattttaaaatttaataaagaactTTAAATGCAAGGATTCtcttaagtatttaattaaaacccaAAATCCTCGCGTCTCCTACAACCAAGACAGGGAATGGTCAGAGCGCAATGATACGCAACCACGTACAGAATtactgtaatattaataatccaGTGGGGCACAACCCTATATGGGTCTTAGCTTCAGTTTGCATTCGtttctttaataatgtttatttcatagacaagtggTTGAACAGCCTTCTGCAAGTTTTTTTACACGATATGAACGAGTGTTAGatgcacacatagacagaaagtccattgatgcataGCCAGGGCTCAAACCTAAacctaaataataagaataacaaaatatctaaaatgctataaattaagatatCATCAAACCAAATTTCTTCCAATCGTTCAGCGCAAATGCAAAACCACGCAAATTTGCCAACGCCTTTTCTAAAGGAGCTCgataaattttaacttttcctgttatatataacaatattagcGGTCCTGGGTTCTATTACCAGCAAAACAATGTATCGTGTATTTATTGCTTACTAGAAACCCCAATCAATTTCACTCCAGTGACacttataaaagaaatgaaCGTTATcaaacataattattgtacttaattagtaaaattatgtaatttattaaggtttattctataaataaagcCATATTTTCAAACGACGACTATTATCGTAATATTCATggaaatattatcatttagAATCTAATCGAAAATCTATTTATACCCTTGAGTAAATACTCAGTAAATGTATAGTATTGACTTTTGAAACATAATTAGACAGGAGCAGTACTAGTCTAGTGGCTAAATTTATTTCCATGCCATTGCCCGTGcccatgtatttgtattgaATGGGATGCCCAAAAATCTACTTGTATCAGACAGACCCTTTACATACTTgcgtaaacaaatataatcgATGAAGTAGAAATGtaagaatacatttttaaaggcaaggtgcCTTTATATGGTGGGAGAGAATTTAGACCATATGTTTtgacaaaaaatatgaataacttaattgttaaaaaataaatacgctataatttaataaatataagatgGGATTTATATGGTTTTTTTTTCGCTAAATCGCAATATATTAGTTCAATTCtttagaaaaaatttaaacatattgaaagctgttaaaaataatgtatgttttaaaaataaatatggatttatctatatttatcGAACCGTTATATTAATATCAGTAATTGATACTTAATAGTTTTTCAATTAATCCTATGGGAGCTTATAAATTCATAAACGACAACTCCTGACGTTTATGTCAATTAAACGACATAACACACACTGAAACGTTAGTTTAcgaaatgaatttaaacatGACGCGCGTTGTTCGTAGCGTAATGAGTTGTGACGAAAACGAAAAATTAGTAGATGAATATTTCTATAACTTAAATGGAAAAGTATGTCGACTGTATAAGTACTTGGGTTTTTTCAGATTCGATAATTCACTCCTGTCATTATTAAGAGCTATAACCATCATTATCCTGCTAAACGTGTGttgccttttttttatttatgagacAGTAGCGGAAGACTTTTTGGCGAACAGTGAATTAGTTATGGTAATTGTTTTAACATTATATGGCAACTCTATGTTTCTAAACATCCATTTTATAAATCGCAATTCttatttcaaaatgtttaaagtgGTTCTTCAGATCGATGAATTTATTGGAATAGGAGAAACTAAATTTATGAGAGATATTACCTGCAAATTATTTCGATTacaaatattagtttatttgtttattacgttatctattatattaatcttaataattGCAAACagcgtttacaaaattcaaattttagtttttgggCTGTTGATGATCGCTATTCTCAACAGTTTAatgatttatgtaaattgtttcattatttcgtatttatttttgagtaTGCGGGTTCgttatttgaatatttcattattaaaattatataatatggatcaatacaatatttttattcgaaaAGCATTATTTTTCGATGGTGTAATTTGGAAAGAACATTTTGTCGACTTGGTTGAATTAAAAACCGAACATTTCGAGCATGCTTACCGTCTCGTGCTTAAACTTCTACGACATAAGGAAGCAAGTTTTCAGTTCTTAGTAAGTATATTTACGAGATACTCATTTGACTAATTCTTTACTGTTTAGTTACAAttcacatgtttttttttcagttattTTCCGGAACTTGTCTCGTGATGACTGGGCTATTTTTGGGAATTCAATTTGTAATCAATTACCTTAAATATGGAGAGGTACGTAAATATTTGGGGCGGACGTGAGTATGATCATATTTCATAAGTGACAAGTGACAACATTTCTTACGCTGTGAATCAAACCTCAGACTAGTACAtcaaataatgtatatattatatcccgattaataattcattaactgttatttaattttaaaaaatcacacagtaaatgcaatttaaaaaatatacacttaAATCCCGACTATTTATTAAAGCGAAAAGAATTCAAACTTAGATAGActaataaaaagatttaaatggcaacattttgaccgaataaaaactttatttttaaagacacaATTCGATTTTTGTAGCCAGTCAACAAACTACGCCTCGTAATGATAACGTTGTGGATTCCATTAAGCTGGATGTTGAAAATCTTCACTGGTTTTATGGCCGATATTTTCCTAAGCGAAATGACATCGACCCAACTAATATGTATGGACATGATGCTGGATGCGAGCTTAGATGGTATGTTCAGGCTGTTTTAGAGCAAGAGTAGTCACGTAGAAAATGTTTtcaggagttttaattataatctgTGTTTGGGAAGTCagataatttttatctattttttgcGGTGGCATACgagtgtgctcagcaaggcgagacggtacttcactccgggccaccgcatgcaactatataaagcgcaaattcggccccacatggagtactgctctcacctctgggcgggggctccccagtaccagctccttccactgaccgtattcaacgcagagcggttcgaatcgtcgatgaccaatccctttccgaacggcttgatcctttggcgttgcgtagagatgtggggtctctctgcatcttctaccgcatttaccatggagagtgttcagaggagttgttcggattaatacctgcagctgagtttcgtcatcggacgtcgaggcagagtacgaaattccacccgtatcacctcgacgtccgccgttcctcaactgagcgtttttcaaggcagtttttgccgcgcaccaccactttgtggaaccagctgcccagtgaggtatttccgaaccaattcgacttagggtccttcaagaaaagagcgtaccgattcctgaaaggccggcaacgcactcgcgagccctctggcattgagagtgtccatgggcggcggtatcacttaacatcaggtgagcctcctgcccgtttgccccctgttttataaaaaaaaaaaaaaaaaaaaaaaaacgagtaactactattgttaattattttctttgacGAGAAAGCatttatacagaaatatttgttaaaacaatatgtaaatatagacACTATGTTACTCAATTTGTTGAACAAAAAAACCAGTGACGcgacaaccttttaggtctgggtttCCAATTTGTGTCATCTGTTTCGTGCTCCTTTTTCCTAATAAGAAACAgactgtgcctgacacacgtcgatTATATTCGAGTTCAAGGGCAAGATCTATAGAGCGCATTTAGACTTTGTTCAGACTTTCGAGTTAAGACacaattgtatattatttatagagcaaactgCGAGTCTCTCTGAGTGctagcttagcttaatctcaagtccacgaaatcgacgacttaccaaaaactttgactttatagtcaaagttttattatttattttagttattagtatttaatttttcaaaatgtacactaagcaaagttttccgtaagtaaagtctgagcaaagtctaagtgcgctcTATAGATCTTGCCCTAAGGTAcaacggtttcctcacgatgttttctttctcTGTACGAGCTAGTATTAAAtgatagattttaattttaaatttaattaatttatagatattttcgTATTTATCTTAGTGAAtttaaagcaattaaaaaaattgtacaagCCAAAATGAACCTTATACAGAAGCTTTCgttttacagaaaaatatcGTCAAGTTGCGGAAAGTATTTTTCAGTTGCTGGAAGTACATGATCCACAATTGTCCGTATATGGAATGTATACTTACAACTCGACGACAGTAATCAAATCGTCCACAGCTATGGTGGCGTTTATAATCATACAGCTGCAGTATTATTTTCCTTCAAAACTTGATGcgaaaaataatctatagaATTTTTCTTGTGTTGCAAAGTTCTATCCTATAtttaggaggcaaacgggtaggaggcttatctgattttaagtgataccgccgttaATGAACACTGACAtttccagaaggctcgcaagtgcgatacctgccttttaataattggtacgctacGGTgatcattttttgttttttattgtttaaattatgaatatcTCTGTGACGATTGCCATTTTGGTCGTCCCGTAGGCTttaaccaataaaaaaaattaccctacatttaattaaaagtaacgagttttttagatattttgtaatttttgaaataaaactttcGCAAATCGGCTTATCGACAATATTGGATGtccattttttttctatttatcaattgcATTTACTAGCattttcatgattatttttaagaaacaatCTGATTAATTGTACTGAtaaggaatataaaatatcatgatgtttctttttttattgttgcaTATTAGGGTTGTTAGCGATAatgccgcccgttgcctaataacttatgtaacctgctttttatatgtatgtttttgtataaggtaacgaagtgtaaataaataagtgtagTAATATTATtgcgtgtttttttttaatgtttttgtatgaaaacggGGAGCAACACTCCAAAAAAACTGCGAAGGATGTTCAAATATCCGCCATTCCAGAGTGATAAACTTCATGTCTACTCACGAGAACAGATAAGTaatagaaatatgtatatctaaaGTTTGACATACTGTGTCAAGACGACTATATTCAAGACGAGATTAGATACAGTGTGGAGTtacgaatttaatttttcattttatatgaataaaattaaattaaatacggCTACCATAAACAAATCTAAAAtgcctttaaaaaataccttaaTTGCAAGGTTTCTCTTAAGTATTAATTAGTAAAACCCAAAATCCTCGCGGCTCTTACAACCCAGACAGGGAATGGTC
Proteins encoded:
- the LOC125061421 gene encoding transcriptional regulator ovo-like isoform X2 produces the protein MPKIFLIKKRLHEQQLGLQEGQELLASKADTLCPGSPLDDGPIPLLSKKDKECVDRDVFGEHNGNKSPNERRTKEPRRFISSILGGEIPYGSHRGHVLTQAERKQYLPVDNKKVEEKPLVKEEKDTLQSEPVVLPPRNSPSPESAPSPGIDNVTCQKVSVIQRTPAQSQFQNNKKELSDVRLPVTLPPSEPEQDQPIDYVIAKKRGETEDEETEKKIREQRRTSSSKIANSILARPILVLRNRPGTKLPGIMNAAAGHGRSTNGNSSNSGSQNTSGSGNFSSSGGGAAPSSGGGGGALGGGSGSGGNGGRDGRSNYGPNSPPTGSLPPFYETLGPNTKGGQNSFNANSNFTNEFNMMNGFNMECENTENANTNFPEQSKQYSLMQNAHYGIALKDEEIDYDRIENKLENLGSIGGYSNNFDDSMVVDMGDDVIDNNQFYTTLTFAPNEGILSNLSDSTDITDLLNNHVEQITDSEIRESSSITPDSVHNGVDIESLAEQVNLSRQYYEKANYIAFANQEQGSSYGFPKERPDLLMQLNPALLPHNEGQMQQLQIHVQLQQRQQILSPGFPFTSHSLDLDSPTGVSLPSPGGNSSLDGNNHIENSSLSPAAALGLPSELPLEFINGGHGVKNPLATEANARQREEEKNKQVLVSEDDPTKFVCRVCSKNFTLQRLLNRHMKCHSDVKRYLCTFCGKGFNDTFDLKRHTRTHTGVRPYKCNLCEKSFTQRCSLESHCLKVHGVQHTYAYKERRTKMYVCEECGHTTSEPEEHYMHLKKQHPYSPALLKFYDKRHFKFTNATFANQLLGQLPMPVHN
- the LOC125061421 gene encoding transcriptional regulator ovo-like isoform X1, whose amino-acid sequence is MPKIFLIKKRLHEQQLGLQEGQELLASKADTLCPGSPLDDGPIPLLSKKDKECVDRDVFGEHNGNKSPNERRTKEPRRFISSILGGEIPYGSHRGHVLTQAERKQYLPVDNKKVEEKPLVKEEKDTLQSEPVVLPPRNSPSPESAPSPGIDNVTCQKVSVIQRTPAQSQFQNNKKELSDVRLPVTLPPSEPEQDQPIDYVIAKKRGETEDEETEKKIREQRRTSSSKIANSILARPILVLRNRPGTKLPGIMNAAAGHGRSTNGNSSNSGSQNTSGSGNFSSSGGGAAPSSGGGGGALGGGSGSGGNGGRDGRSNYGPNSPPTGSLPPFYETLGPNTKGGQNSFNANSNFTNEFNMMNGFNMECENTENANTNFPEQSKQYSLMQNAHYGIALKDEEIDYDRIENKLENLGSIGGYSNNFDDSMVVDMGDDVIDNNQFYTTLTFAPNEGILSNLSDSTDITDLLNNHVEQITDSEIRESSSITPDSVHNGVDIESLAEQVNLSRQYYEKANYIAFANQEQGSSYGFPKERPDLLMQLNPALLPHNEGQMQQLQIHVQLQQRQQILSPGFPFTSHSLDLDSPTGVSLPSPGGNSSLDGNNHIENSSLSPAAAVSLKKGSIADSKIQILQQRLGLPSELPLEFINGGHGVKNPLATEANARQREEEKNKQVLVSEDDPTKFVCRVCSKNFTLQRLLNRHMKCHSDVKRYLCTFCGKGFNDTFDLKRHTRTHTGVRPYKCNLCEKSFTQRCSLESHCLKVHGVQHTYAYKERRTKMYVCEECGHTTSEPEEHYMHLKKQHPYSPALLKFYDKRHFKFTNATFANQLLGQLPMPVHN